The Salvelinus alpinus chromosome 30, SLU_Salpinus.1, whole genome shotgun sequence genomic interval ATAATAGCTATACAATCTCAAATAATTAACCACTACTATATATTAATGTATATTTAATCATCATGTGGATAGAAAAGCATCAAAACTTCGGAAAATCTCCATGATTAGCTACAATATTTGAAAACAATAAAACAATGGACTGACAGGGGCCAGAGGTAGAATTCAATATCCACCTTACCTGTCTGCCACGCCCAGATCAGAGTCGATCTTGCCTAGGCCATGCATGATGTTATCAAACTGCTCTCCCTGGTGGTGGAGGACATTCCCTGTGTCCCCTAGCCGTCTCTGAGCCCCCGCAACCAGGTTAATCAGCTCCCTCCCCTTGGTCGGCTGTGCCTCGGCCCCCTGAACCTCAGCAGAtggggacaacaacctctccctccagAAATGCTCCAGGACATTGTAGACCACCACCCGGTTGGGCCTCAGCGAGCCGAACCAGTGCTTGATATTCCCATGCTCCAACACAGTCAGAGTGCTGAAGATGAAGCTGGACGACTCCATCTTGATCTCCATGATCCTTGAGAGGCGGAAGCCAACCAGGTTCTCTTTGCTCTGGTCTGAGGTGAAGCGCAGCATGGTGCGGGTCAGGGACAGGGTGCCGGCATCCCAGCGCTTCTCACTGTTGATGTAGTAGGAGCCTGGCCAGCTGTGGATGGGGATGTCTCGGGTTGGGCATGTCATTTTGGCTTGGCTTCAGATGCTCACCTAGGAAGAGAGGGGTGaacatgttaaaatgttaaaatgttgtattgtaaataatatttgaatCAAGGTCAATATGTTAATCGAGATAAAAGATTAGAGACTAAAACGTTGGAAATGCTAGCTAGGAATTTAAATCAACCCAGCAGTAAAGCTATGTTATGTAAGTAGCTAGCTGTCATGGTAATCAAGGCATTTTGGACTAGCTATTTAGACCTACTATATGGACAGTATAGCTAGCTAGATACATATGTTACTGTGTACTAGCTACTTTATTAGAGTGCCACTATGTCGATGCTAAGCTTGCTAGCTGACTAGCAAAACATGCAAAATCATAACATGTcaggaagctagctagctagcagccctCTTCATAAGCGTTCCTCTCAAATAAAAGAAGATAAGAAAATGTGTATTTGGAGTAAATTGCATTCGTgttcaaacaaacaaaataggtAACTAGCGATCATTCAACATTGTTTGATGTTTTTGTTTACTCTTTAAACAAACCTGGCACCTGAGCTCCTGCAGGGTTATGACTATTCCAGGAAATCAGTAGCTACAGTTTTGTAATGTTGCGTAAGACGATCATATTATCGATGGTGCAAAAGCTAGTAGTCATTATTTGAGTACAGCTGCTCTGCGTGGAAACGGTTAATATATATTTTAAggtgccactttaataattgtaAAAGAAAAAGAAATGTAAGAAAAAAATCTATTCGCAGATTGGTTCCCAAGCAGGTGATTTGTTTGGACGTGAAGAGACGTCACTTCCTCAGTACAGACATGTTTACAGTCCGTCTAGAAACAATGATCCTGCTATTTGAAATGTGTAGATTAACATTATTAATGTCTAATTTCAAAGTGTATATTTACTAAAGACATTCAACGTTGAATTAGCAAACAGTACGGAAACAATcatgtgtaaaaaaaaacaacGAACAAATTAAAGCAAATATTGGGCGTGTGCATCTATAAATGTGGTCCCCTAAAATGCAAAATAGCATAGCCATAGGAAGCTATTTTTAGGCTCGAATGAACGAACAAGCTTCTCCACATTTTTGACTTATCTTTGCAATATAAATCCAATAATAATGATGAAAAAGCAATTAATATGACATATCATGTCACTATAGTTTAGGTACGTCGCTTGCTTGCTAattagttagctagttaacgttacacCCAGGACTTGTTTACATCATTCAGTATCATGGACAGGGAGTCTTATCATAACTGCTGTAGCCTCGTTAAAATATCAAGGCAATCCTATGAACAATTTTGGTCTTCGCACTTTGTGGATTACATAGAGAAGGATTTGAGCTATTCCAAATTCTTTAAAAAGTACTTACTTCCTAACCACCCATGCATGTTCTCGGGGAAATTTACTGAAGACTGGAAATGTAGGAAACAGTGGGTCACTGAAGAGGGGAAGCCAAACTTCCAGAAACTGCTGCAGCAATTTGGTAAATAAATGTTGTTGGCTACATATCTATTACAATGTCCAATAACTTTGATGTCAAATGAATGAGTTTGATTAGCCTATGGATGGGCTGTTCTGATCTGTGATTTGACAACCATTTCTCATTGTTTGTGTAATTATCTGATATATTTGGTAATGAAACATGTGTTGCAGTTATGATGAACCAATAACCCATTTTGTAAATTgtgttttcaaagtatttctcTTTTTTCCTCTTGCAGATGAGACCCCGGTTCCAGTTGCAAACTGCAATGCGAAAGAATACAATGCGAACCCCAAACAAATTATTCCTTTCAAGGAATTTATTCACTACTGGAGAGAGTACATACAGAATGGACACTCGTCACCAAAAGGATGTCTCTATCTGAAAGATTGGCACATGTCAAGGTATTGAATTCACCTGTATGTTGCCTCTGAAATAAgagcacactgtatatagacttttttctatcgtgttactgactgtatgtttgtttattccatgtgtaactcggtgttgtttgtgtcgcactgctttgctttatcttgaccaggtcgcagttgtaaatgagaacttgttctcaactagcctacctggttaaataaaggtgaaataaataaaaaatgattggAACATTTTTTACAGTATGTAAATAATGTGTATATACTGAAGGTAGCTGTATCAAGAATAAGCTAAACATGGCTCAATGGTTCCATCCTCTGTCTTTCACAGGGATTTTCCTGAACACAACGTTTACACTACCCCAGTCTTCTTTTCTTCTGACTGGCTTAATGAGTATTGGGATACTTTGGAGGTGGATGACTACCGGTTCGTCTACATGGGACCCAAAGGCTCATGGTATAACAAAACATTTAATTATAGTCTATAATGGATATTCTCTTAAATCTGTCTCTAACATGTACTTTATTTTTGCTATAGGACGCCATTCCACGCTGATGTGTTCCGCTCCTACAGCTGGTCAGCGAACATCTGTGGCAGGAAGAAATGGCTCCTGTATCCCCCAGGCCAAGAAGAGTTTCTACGAGACAGCCATGGCAACCTTGCTTATGACGTCACTGCCCCTGAGATTCGAGACAAGTTGCAATTCCCACACTGCGATGAGGCCTGCCAACCACTAGAGATCATTCAGGAAGCAGGGGAGATCATATTTGTGCCCAGTGGTTGGCACCATCAGGTTTATAATTTGGTAAGTACTGCAGTTTGGATGTGGGACAAATTAAGTGGTACACTTGATCAAGAGGTTTTTTACAAATCATTATCAGTATCAGCACCTGTATGGTTCATATGGCTAATTTTGAACTAAGTAACCTGACTTCTGTCTCATTATCTTGCAGGAAGACACCATCTCCATCAACCATAACTGGCTGAATGGCTGCAATGTGGACATTATGTGGCAGTTCCTTCAGAATGAGCTGTCTGCTGTCCAGAGGGAAATAGAGGAATGGAGGAACACTATGGATTCATGGCATCAGCACTGCCAGGTGTATAAGACACTTGGAGATAGACATAcagggccttcggaaagtattcagaccctttgactttttacacattttattacgttagtCTTGTTCTAAaatgagtcccccccccccccccctcattaatcttcacacaataccccataatgacaaagcaaaaacaggtttagacattttt includes:
- the LOC139559557 gene encoding 2-oxoglutarate and iron-dependent oxygenase JMJD4-like; amino-acid sequence: MDRESYHNCCSLVKISRQSYEQFWSSHFVDYIEKDLSYSKFFKKYLLPNHPCMFSGKFTEDWKCRKQWVTEEGKPNFQKLLQQFDETPVPVANCNAKEYNANPKQIIPFKEFIHYWREYIQNGHSSPKGCLYLKDWHMSRDFPEHNVYTTPVFFSSDWLNEYWDTLEVDDYRFVYMGPKGSWTPFHADVFRSYSWSANICGRKKWLLYPPGQEEFLRDSHGNLAYDVTAPEIRDKLQFPHCDEACQPLEIIQEAGEIIFVPSGWHHQVYNLEDTISINHNWLNGCNVDIMWQFLQNELSAVQREIEEWRNTMDSWHQHCQVIMKSCSGIDYGEFASFLKIIADNRMSFLSSCSENNSSNYPRHLSETLATLGLHHAAFDLQRVAHILECMLCNEDFKRLDHSTLSSKPESLLQQIRETMLSTRGQHSLYQE